From Oceanipulchritudo coccoides, the proteins below share one genomic window:
- a CDS encoding dihydrolipoyl dehydrogenase family protein — MEHFDVIVIGGGSAGYAAARTVRETHQRVAIVDNSDELGGLCILRGCMPSKTLIYSAEVLHLAQNGRLFGLDIPSAKVDMPALHQRKTRMIDDFKSYRQEQLASDRFTLFRELGAFKDPKTLKLSTSGKEITADAFIIATGSVVNFPNIPGLELPGIWTSDDVLDLSELPESVIVLGGGVVACELAQFLHRAGSKVTQVQRSPHILKEESPEAAEVVMKAFREEGMDLHTGTKLGKIEKTDTGFSVEFMEGAESMRVEARHLVNALGRRPAIDNMNLKAAGVTLKPNGQIQVNEHQQTSNPKIYAAGDVCGPFEIVHIAIMQGETAARHATGRPADPVNLDTRTSVVFTDPQVASAGIPVEEAKARGMELIEAEYPFDDHGKSILMEAKHGYVKAWAERSSGRIVGAQCVGKDAGELIHALAVGISMGATAKDLLKVHWYHPTLSEIWSYPLEDIADGVS, encoded by the coding sequence ATGGAACACTTTGATGTAATCGTAATTGGAGGGGGCTCCGCAGGCTATGCCGCGGCAAGAACCGTGCGGGAGACCCACCAACGCGTGGCTATTGTCGACAATTCTGACGAATTGGGCGGCCTCTGCATCCTGCGGGGCTGCATGCCTTCCAAGACCCTTATTTACTCTGCCGAGGTCCTTCATCTGGCACAGAATGGTCGCCTCTTTGGACTCGATATTCCGTCGGCCAAGGTCGACATGCCAGCACTCCATCAGCGGAAAACCCGTATGATTGACGATTTCAAGAGCTATCGGCAGGAGCAACTGGCTTCAGATCGCTTCACGCTGTTCCGGGAATTGGGAGCCTTCAAGGACCCCAAAACTCTCAAACTCTCGACATCCGGCAAGGAAATCACCGCCGATGCATTCATCATCGCGACGGGTTCAGTGGTCAACTTTCCGAATATACCCGGCCTGGAGCTTCCCGGAATCTGGACGAGTGACGACGTATTGGATTTAAGCGAGCTGCCCGAATCGGTAATTGTCCTCGGAGGCGGCGTGGTCGCTTGTGAACTGGCCCAATTCCTCCACCGGGCCGGCTCGAAAGTGACTCAGGTACAGCGCAGCCCGCATATCCTCAAGGAGGAATCCCCCGAGGCCGCGGAGGTCGTCATGAAGGCATTCCGGGAAGAAGGCATGGATCTCCATACGGGCACCAAACTAGGCAAAATTGAAAAGACGGATACCGGATTCTCCGTTGAATTTATGGAGGGTGCCGAATCGATGAGGGTCGAGGCCCGTCATTTGGTCAATGCCCTTGGGCGTCGACCCGCGATCGACAATATGAATCTAAAGGCTGCGGGGGTGACCCTTAAGCCAAACGGCCAAATACAGGTGAATGAGCACCAACAGACTTCCAATCCGAAAATCTATGCGGCAGGCGATGTCTGCGGACCGTTTGAAATTGTCCATATTGCCATCATGCAGGGTGAGACGGCTGCCCGGCACGCCACTGGAAGGCCAGCGGACCCGGTCAATCTCGATACACGGACTTCCGTCGTTTTCACCGATCCGCAGGTTGCCTCAGCAGGTATTCCTGTGGAGGAGGCCAAAGCACGCGGGATGGAATTGATCGAGGCGGAGTACCCGTTTGACGACCACGGCAAGTCGATCCTCATGGAGGCCAAACATGGCTATGTCAAGGCTTGGGCGGAGCGGTCGAGCGGCAGGATTGTCGGTGCCCAGTGCGTGGGCAAGGACGCCGGGGAATTGATCCACGCTCTCGCAGTCGGGATTTCCATGGGTGCCACTGCCAAGGACCTGCTCAAGGTCCACTGGTACCATCCGACGCTTTCAGAGATCTGGAGCTACCCGCTTGAAGACATCGCCGATGGCGTCAGCTAA
- the serA gene encoding phosphoglycerate dehydrogenase produces MKILIADKISGSGVQFLRDQEGVEVVEAYGSSQEELEGMVADVDAIIVRSASSVTKAIIDAAPKLRAVGRAGVGVDNIDIEAATDRGIVVMNTPGGNTIATAELTFTHLLCSARPIPQANALMKAGKWEKKAFQGSELYKKTIGILGLGRIGSEVAKRAKAFGMNVLAYDPYLTKARAEQLEVNKVELEEVFEKADFITVHMPKTETTKNMLNASTFAKMKDGIRIINCARGGLIDEDDLAEALRSGKVAAAGLDVFVEEPLSSESALREHDRLVMTPHLGASTAEAQENVGLEVAESIYESLMGGWVQNAINAPSIDPKQLAVLRPYLNLAFKMGTVIQQLTPSEINHIRITYSGNLVNLEVKPLNRAFQRGYLRKITTDVNDVNAPRIMDRLGIKGEIVQNSLERDYTELIRIEATDSNGKSYSIEGTLIGKSQNPRLTLVNERNVESPLDEKYLLVLENEDVPGIVGMVGTVLAKHKLNISNMSLSRNTVGGIALNICGLDSEPEAEAIAEITANKYIKGIRVVNLNGA; encoded by the coding sequence ATGAAAATACTGATAGCAGACAAAATATCCGGTAGCGGGGTCCAATTCCTCCGTGATCAGGAAGGCGTGGAAGTGGTGGAGGCCTATGGTTCCTCTCAGGAAGAGCTCGAGGGAATGGTCGCCGATGTGGACGCGATCATTGTTCGGAGCGCCTCCAGTGTGACCAAGGCCATCATAGATGCAGCCCCCAAGCTGCGGGCAGTTGGCCGTGCGGGAGTCGGTGTCGATAATATCGATATCGAGGCAGCTACTGACCGGGGAATAGTGGTCATGAACACGCCGGGTGGCAATACCATCGCCACCGCGGAATTGACTTTCACGCATTTGCTTTGCTCTGCACGGCCAATCCCACAAGCCAACGCGCTCATGAAAGCGGGCAAATGGGAAAAGAAAGCCTTTCAGGGAAGCGAGTTGTACAAGAAGACAATCGGTATTCTCGGACTCGGCCGGATCGGATCGGAAGTGGCCAAGCGCGCAAAGGCCTTTGGCATGAATGTCCTCGCCTACGATCCTTACCTGACGAAGGCGCGTGCCGAGCAGCTCGAGGTGAACAAGGTGGAGTTGGAGGAAGTCTTTGAGAAGGCGGATTTCATCACAGTCCACATGCCCAAGACTGAAACGACAAAAAACATGCTCAACGCTTCCACGTTTGCCAAGATGAAGGATGGCATCCGTATTATTAATTGCGCCCGAGGTGGCTTGATTGATGAGGATGATCTTGCCGAGGCACTCCGTTCTGGAAAGGTTGCAGCTGCTGGACTCGACGTCTTTGTCGAGGAACCGCTATCTTCGGAAAGTGCACTTCGCGAACATGACCGACTTGTCATGACACCGCACCTTGGTGCTTCCACCGCGGAGGCTCAGGAAAACGTCGGCTTGGAAGTGGCCGAAAGCATTTATGAATCCCTGATGGGAGGATGGGTGCAGAACGCAATCAATGCGCCATCGATCGATCCCAAGCAGCTGGCGGTACTCCGTCCTTATCTGAATCTTGCTTTCAAGATGGGAACGGTCATCCAGCAATTGACTCCATCGGAGATCAATCACATCCGAATCACCTACTCGGGCAATCTGGTCAACCTCGAGGTAAAACCGCTCAATCGGGCATTCCAGCGCGGCTATCTGCGTAAAATCACGACCGACGTCAACGACGTCAACGCGCCTCGAATCATGGACCGTCTGGGTATCAAGGGGGAAATTGTCCAGAACAGCCTCGAACGGGACTACACGGAGCTGATCCGCATTGAGGCGACTGATTCAAACGGAAAGTCTTATTCGATTGAAGGGACCTTGATCGGCAAGTCGCAAAACCCGCGCCTGACGCTGGTCAACGAGCGCAACGTGGAAAGCCCGCTTGATGAAAAGTATCTCCTGGTTCTCGAGAACGAGGACGTTCCCGGCATTGTCGGCATGGTGGGGACGGTCCTTGCCAAGCATAAGTTGAATATTTCCAACATGTCGCTAAGCCGGAATACGGTGGGTGGCATTGCCTTGAACATTTGCGGACTGGAC